The Dethiosulfovibrio faecalis genome contains the following window.
ACCCTTCTCCAGGAGTTTCTTGACGAACTTGGAGACCGAACTCTTGGATACCCCCAGCAACTCGGCCAGCTCCGTCAGGTTGGAGTTCGGATTTCCTCCTACGGCCACGATAGTGTGGATCTCGGTGGAGTAAAGAAGATCGTCCGTACCGAAATCCTTCGGTTTGCTTTCCAACTCCTTGAACCTGTTATGGACGCTGAACATAAGCTCGGCTATCTCCCTGTAGATTTTGAGTCTGTCCTCCATGTTCCCATCGAACTCCATTCATTAGTTAGTAGCAGCTTACTTCGCTCCGACAACATAGTACGCCTGGCTAACTATTTTTGTCAAGCCATCGTAGATAACATTGGAGGTAAGAAAAAAGGAATACCCCCTTGTCGTAGAGTCAGAGGGGTATTCCTCGCAGAGATCAGGAACGAACTTTTTCTCTCACCCATTTACTGGAGATATCGCAGAGGTAGGGGACCATCTCGGCAAGCCAATCGGGAACCTCTTCCAGATGCCTTTTCAGAGGAAGCAGGTCATCGGCAAAGATAGGCTCGGCTCCCTCTACCGCCGTGCCCTGTTGAGCTCCGACCACGCCTTTGGAGGAAAACTCGATGCTGTTATCCCTTCGCTCTTCGTATTTGCCGAAGTTCAACCGCTTTTCCAGAAGTTTTGCGTGCAGAGGGGCGTCGAAGGTAGCCTCCATGGACACCCATTCATCCGAAAGTCGAACCTCCGGGTAGGTGTGCAGGAAGCTATCGGGCCACAGTTTATAGGCTCCCGGATGAAGAAGGTCCTCCAAGGCCTCCTTCCGAACCTCCATGAAGTGCAGTCTGGATGGGATACCCGCGGCTTT
Protein-coding sequences here:
- a CDS encoding MarR family winged helix-turn-helix transcriptional regulator, which codes for MEFDGNMEDRLKIYREIAELMFSVHNRFKELESKPKDFGTDDLLYSTEIHTIVAVGGNPNSNLTELAELLGVSKSSVSKFVKKLLEKGYIVKTRALDNRKEVFFELTERGWTAYRGHEVFSEKLFGKVYDILKKGEDGDALVVRRFLEVLNEESERIL
- a CDS encoding transglutaminase-like domain-containing protein, with translation MTTITENLVKDCSTDVEKMEKIYLFVRDEIVFDMMSGMLVSSDEVLTMGRGSCMNKAVLLKDMAKAAGIPSRLHFMEVRKEALEDLLHPGAYKLWPDSFLHTYPEVRLSDEWVSMEATFDAPLHAKLLEKRLNFGKYEERRDNSIEFSSKGVVGAQQGTAVEGAEPIFADDLLPLKRHLEEVPDWLAEMVPYLCDISSKWVREKVRS